In the Phaeobacter gallaeciensis genome, one interval contains:
- the phnN gene encoding phosphonate metabolism protein/1,5-bisphosphokinase (PRPP-forming) PhnN yields MSMGAQKGPVIAVVGPSGVGKDSLMEGLRQADPGIKLMRRVITRAPEAGGEDYTPVTEAAFLDLAGKGAFALHWPAHGLHYGIPKEIESLRVGATAVLVNLSRGVLLEAQDAFDDFRILSVTARPEVLAARLAARGREDAAEVQRRLARAVKPLPAGLAEVHEIDNSGDLSAAVTTALRVLQPVRV; encoded by the coding sequence ATGAGCATGGGTGCGCAAAAGGGGCCGGTGATTGCCGTTGTCGGCCCCTCAGGCGTGGGCAAGGACAGCCTGATGGAGGGGCTGCGGCAGGCCGATCCCGGCATAAAATTGATGCGCCGCGTGATCACCCGCGCGCCCGAGGCCGGGGGGGAGGATTACACCCCGGTGACCGAAGCCGCGTTTCTGGATCTGGCAGGCAAGGGCGCCTTTGCCCTCCATTGGCCTGCCCATGGGCTGCACTATGGCATCCCCAAAGAGATCGAGTCTCTGCGCGTCGGGGCTACGGCCGTTCTGGTGAACCTTTCGCGCGGGGTGCTGCTGGAGGCGCAGGACGCCTTTGACGATTTCCGCATCCTGTCCGTCACCGCCCGCCCCGAGGTGCTCGCCGCCCGTCTGGCGGCGCGCGGGCGCGAGGATGCCGCCGAGGTGCAGCGTCGGCTTGCCCGCGCGGTGAAACCGCTGCCTGCGGGGCTGGCCGAGGTGCACGAGATTGACAACAGCGGCGATCTCAGCGCGGCGGTGACCACCGCGCTGAGAGTCCTTCAGCCGGTCAGGGTGTAG
- a CDS encoding polysaccharide deacetylase family protein codes for MTPDWSALDQELEAWQQAGLQLPLWWRDDDATEVTPQLQQLTETAQRLGLPVHLAIIPRDAQPELAAHMQNTTDLIPVVHGWAHKSHAPEGEKKAEFGAHRPVQDMLGEAEAGLERLKSFFGSGLRPMFVPPWNRIAPEILPWMAGLGYCALSTFTLRSRTKAAPGLVQINTHLDPIDWKGSRSLLPEAQLIAQVASQLKDRRQGRADTREPYGILTHHLVHDDRIWGFTETLIARLLAGPAMAWTYDERIS; via the coding sequence ATCACCCCGGATTGGAGCGCGCTGGATCAGGAGCTTGAGGCCTGGCAGCAGGCCGGATTGCAGCTCCCCCTGTGGTGGCGCGATGATGACGCCACCGAGGTCACGCCGCAACTACAGCAGCTGACCGAAACCGCGCAGCGGCTGGGTCTGCCGGTGCATCTGGCGATCATCCCACGGGACGCCCAGCCGGAACTGGCCGCGCATATGCAGAACACGACTGATCTGATCCCCGTGGTGCATGGCTGGGCTCATAAAAGCCACGCCCCGGAGGGCGAGAAAAAGGCCGAGTTCGGCGCCCACCGTCCGGTGCAGGATATGCTGGGCGAGGCCGAAGCCGGGTTGGAGCGGCTGAAGAGCTTTTTCGGATCCGGCCTGCGCCCAATGTTCGTGCCGCCCTGGAACCGCATCGCGCCCGAGATCCTGCCCTGGATGGCGGGTCTTGGCTATTGCGCCCTGTCGACCTTTACCCTGCGCTCCCGGACCAAGGCCGCGCCGGGTCTGGTGCAGATCAACACGCATCTGGACCCGATCGACTGGAAGGGCAGCCGGTCATTGCTGCCCGAGGCGCAGCTGATCGCGCAGGTCGCATCGCAGCTGAAAGACCGCCGTCAGGGCCGCGCCGACACCCGCGAACCCTATGGCATCCTGACCCACCATCTGGTGCATGACGACCGGATCTGGGGGTTTACCGAAACTTTGATTGCACGTCTTCTGGCCGGGCCCGCCATGGCCTGGACCTATGACGAAAGGATTTCCTGA
- a CDS encoding alpha-D-ribose 1-methylphosphonate 5-phosphate C-P-lyase PhnJ — protein sequence MSDYNFAYLDEQTKRMIRRAILKGLAVPGYQVPFASREMPMPYGWGTGGVQVSAATLTPEDTFKVIDQGADDTTNAVSIRKFFERTAGVATTEETEKASVIQTRHRIPEAELSEDQILVYQVPIPEPLRFLEPRETETRKMHALQEYGLMHVKLYEDISQHGAIATSYAYPVKVSDRYVMDPSPIPKFDNPKMEMAAIQLFGAGREQRIYAVPPYTKVVSLDFEDYPFEASKADHPCDLCAAEDSYLDEVILDDAGNRMFVCSDTDYCRSRREAGHVGRLGEEAAA from the coding sequence ATGTCTGACTATAACTTTGCATACCTCGACGAGCAGACCAAGCGGATGATCCGCCGGGCGATCCTCAAAGGTCTTGCCGTGCCGGGCTATCAGGTGCCCTTTGCCAGCCGCGAAATGCCCATGCCCTATGGCTGGGGCACCGGCGGCGTGCAGGTCTCGGCGGCGACGCTGACGCCCGAGGATACCTTCAAGGTGATCGATCAGGGCGCCGATGACACCACCAACGCGGTGTCGATCCGCAAGTTCTTTGAACGCACCGCAGGCGTCGCCACCACCGAGGAAACCGAAAAGGCGAGCGTTATCCAGACCCGCCACCGCATCCCCGAGGCGGAGCTGAGTGAGGATCAGATCCTTGTCTATCAGGTGCCGATCCCGGAGCCTTTGCGCTTTCTTGAGCCGCGCGAGACCGAGACTCGCAAGATGCACGCCCTGCAAGAATATGGTCTCATGCATGTGAAACTTTACGAGGACATCAGCCAGCACGGCGCTATCGCGACCTCCTATGCATATCCGGTGAAGGTGTCGGATCGCTACGTGATGGACCCCTCGCCGATCCCGAAATTCGACAACCCCAAGATGGAGATGGCGGCGATCCAGCTGTTCGGTGCAGGCCGCGAGCAGCGCATCTACGCGGTGCCACCCTACACAAAGGTCGTGAGCCTCGATTTCGAGGATTATCCTTTCGAGGCCAGCAAGGCCGATCATCCCTGCGACCTTTGTGCGGCAGAGGACAGCTATCTCGACGAGGTGATCCTCGATGATGCGGGCAACCGGATGTTTGTCTGCTCGGACACCGACTACTGCCGTTCGCGGCGCGAGGCAGGCCATGTGGGCCGCCTGGGAGAGGAGGCCGCGGCATGA
- a CDS encoding histidine phosphatase family protein translates to MIRLALLRHGHTDWNRAGRIQGRSDIALDDTARSELTAQALPAPWDAADLWSSPLLRAAETAKLVAGRDPQTAPELIEMDWGDWEGLRGIDLKADPKSGFRDIEHWGWDYRPPGGETPAEVWERIAPWLQRLTRDTVAVCHIGIMRMILARAYGWDFDGPAPFRIKRNRLFVVEIDGDALRPQPDPIRLIPKEPQ, encoded by the coding sequence ATGATCCGTCTTGCCCTTTTGCGCCATGGACATACCGACTGGAACCGCGCGGGCCGCATTCAGGGCCGCAGCGATATTGCGCTGGATGATACCGCCCGCAGCGAGCTGACCGCGCAGGCATTGCCAGCGCCCTGGGATGCGGCGGATCTGTGGTCCAGCCCGCTGCTGCGCGCCGCCGAAACCGCGAAACTGGTGGCCGGGCGTGATCCCCAAACGGCGCCCGAGCTGATTGAAATGGACTGGGGCGACTGGGAAGGTCTGCGCGGGATCGACCTCAAGGCCGACCCGAAAAGCGGCTTTCGCGATATCGAGCACTGGGGCTGGGACTACCGCCCCCCCGGCGGCGAGACCCCGGCCGAGGTCTGGGAACGTATCGCGCCCTGGCTGCAACGCCTCACCCGGGACACGGTCGCGGTCTGCCATATCGGGATCATGCGGATGATCCTGGCGCGCGCTTATGGCTGGGACTTCGACGGTCCGGCGCCCTTCCGGATCAAACGCAACCGCCTCTTCGTGGTGGAGATCGACGGCGACGCCCTGCGCCCGCAGCCGGATCCCATCCGCCTGATCCCGAAAGAGCCGCAATGA
- the phnG gene encoding phosphonate C-P lyase system protein PhnG, producing MNTTISAEDRTRDRKAWMGLLASADDARLDELWRAFDHEPAFDWLRAPEAGGVMVRGRMGGSGAPFNLGEMTVTRCALSLADGTVGHGYVQGRSKAKAEMAAKIDALMQTDAAEALRATVLTPLEQERASAKEARASKAAATKVDFFTMVRGED from the coding sequence ATGAACACCACAATTTCCGCAGAGGATCGCACAAGAGATCGCAAGGCCTGGATGGGTCTTCTGGCCTCGGCTGACGATGCCCGGCTTGACGAGCTTTGGCGCGCCTTTGATCATGAGCCTGCCTTTGACTGGCTGCGCGCGCCTGAGGCGGGCGGCGTGATGGTCCGGGGCCGTATGGGCGGCAGCGGCGCGCCCTTCAACCTCGGTGAGATGACCGTCACCCGCTGCGCCCTGTCGCTGGCCGATGGCACGGTTGGCCACGGCTACGTGCAGGGCCGGTCCAAGGCCAAGGCCGAGATGGCCGCCAAGATCGACGCATTGATGCAGACCGATGCGGCCGAGGCGTTGCGCGCGACGGTTCTGACCCCGCTGGAGCAAGAGCGGGCGTCCGCCAAAGAGGCGCGTGCCTCAAAGGCGGCTGCGACCAAGGTCGATTTCTTCACCATGGTGCGGGGAGAGGACTGA
- the phnL gene encoding phosphonate C-P lyase system protein PhnL, with amino-acid sequence MIELQNVSKSFTLHNQGSAVIPVMEGATLSVKPGECVGLVGASGAGKSTLMRLIYGNYLAASGSILVGGTDVAQAEPREILELRRKTLGYVSQFLRVVPRVPALDVVAEPLLSVGTPIEEAREKAAQLLTGLNIPDRLWSLSPTTFSGGEQQRVNIARGFAYDYPALLLDEPTASLDAQNRATVLGLIEGAKARGAAIVGIFHDEAAREQVCDRFVDVSGFTPRAAA; translated from the coding sequence ATGATCGAACTCCAAAACGTCAGCAAAAGCTTCACCCTGCACAATCAGGGCAGCGCGGTGATCCCGGTGATGGAGGGAGCAACGCTTTCCGTCAAACCCGGCGAATGCGTCGGGCTGGTGGGGGCCTCGGGGGCCGGGAAATCGACCCTGATGCGGCTCATTTACGGCAACTACCTCGCAGCCAGCGGCAGCATTCTGGTGGGCGGCACCGACGTGGCACAGGCCGAGCCACGCGAGATCCTTGAGTTGCGCCGCAAGACGCTGGGCTATGTCAGCCAGTTCCTGCGTGTGGTGCCGCGTGTGCCCGCGCTGGATGTGGTGGCAGAGCCACTGCTTTCGGTGGGCACCCCCATTGAAGAGGCACGCGAAAAGGCGGCGCAGCTCTTGACGGGCCTAAATATCCCGGACCGGCTCTGGAGCCTCAGCCCCACGACCTTCTCCGGCGGGGAGCAGCAGCGGGTGAATATCGCGCGCGGTTTTGCCTATGACTATCCGGCGCTTTTGCTGGATGAACCAACCGCCAGCCTTGATGCGCAGAACCGGGCCACGGTGCTGGGCCTTATCGAAGGGGCCAAGGCGCGCGGCGCGGCCATTGTCGGGATCTTCCATGACGAGGCCGCGCGCGAACAGGTCTGCGACCGCTTCGTCGATGTTTCGGGTTTTACCCCAAGGGCCGCCGCATGA
- a CDS encoding carbon-phosphorus lyase complex subunit PhnI, translating to MYVAVKGGERAIDNAHAWLAEERRGDASVAELSLAQIREQLALAVNRVMAEGSLFDPDLAALAIKQSRGDLIEAIFLIRAYRTTLPRFGYTLPVDTGAMACDRRISATFKDAPGGQVLGPTFDYTHRLLDFKLAAEGEVPEAPAATPRTEPTPHITEFLQGEGIIEREPSSEAQPGDLTREPMAFPADRSVRLQSLTRGDEGFILGMAYSTQRGYARNHAFVGELRIGTVAVEMEIPELGFAIEIGEVELTECETVNQFKGSKTVPPQFTRGYGLVFGQSERKSIAMALVDRALRWKELGEDNLGAAAQDEEFVLSHSDNIQATGFLEHIKLPHYVDFQSELELVRKLRREAAEAVEQMAAREAAE from the coding sequence ATGTATGTAGCCGTAAAGGGTGGCGAGCGCGCCATCGACAATGCCCATGCCTGGCTGGCGGAGGAGCGTCGCGGCGATGCTTCGGTAGCCGAGTTGTCACTGGCGCAGATCCGCGAACAGCTGGCTCTGGCGGTGAACCGGGTGATGGCCGAAGGATCGCTGTTCGATCCCGATCTGGCGGCGCTGGCGATCAAACAGTCGCGCGGCGATCTGATCGAGGCGATATTTCTGATCCGCGCCTATCGCACCACCCTGCCGCGCTTTGGCTATACGCTGCCGGTGGACACCGGCGCTATGGCCTGCGACCGGCGGATTTCGGCGACCTTCAAGGATGCGCCGGGCGGGCAGGTGCTGGGGCCGACCTTCGACTACACGCATCGCTTGCTCGACTTCAAACTGGCCGCCGAGGGCGAGGTGCCGGAAGCCCCCGCTGCAACGCCCCGGACCGAACCGACGCCCCATATCACCGAGTTCCTGCAAGGCGAGGGCATCATCGAGCGTGAACCGAGCTCAGAGGCCCAGCCCGGAGACCTGACGCGCGAACCGATGGCCTTTCCCGCTGACCGATCGGTCAGGCTGCAATCGCTGACGCGCGGGGATGAGGGGTTCATCCTTGGCATGGCTTACTCCACCCAGCGCGGATATGCGCGCAACCACGCTTTTGTTGGTGAATTGCGCATCGGCACCGTGGCGGTGGAGATGGAGATCCCGGAGCTGGGATTTGCCATCGAGATCGGCGAGGTGGAGTTGACCGAGTGCGAGACGGTGAACCAGTTCAAAGGCTCCAAGACCGTGCCGCCGCAGTTCACCCGTGGCTATGGTCTGGTGTTCGGCCAGTCAGAGCGAAAATCCATCGCCATGGCGCTGGTGGATCGCGCGCTGCGCTGGAAGGAGTTGGGCGAGGACAATCTGGGCGCTGCCGCGCAGGACGAGGAATTCGTGCTGAGCCATAGCGACAATATCCAGGCGACCGGGTTCCTCGAACATATCAAGCTGCCCCATTACGTCGATTTCCAGTCCGAACTGGAACTGGTGCGCAAGCTGCGCCGTGAAGCCGCCGAGGCGGTGGAGCAGATGGCTGCACGGGAGGCGGCGGAATGA
- a CDS encoding alpha-D-ribose 1-methylphosphonate 5-triphosphate diphosphatase: MTQEMILANATLVLPGETRTGSIKITDGEITDIAGGTGVPAGAVDCGGDFVSPGLIELHTDNLERHIQPRPKVDWPHAAAIIAHDAELAGTGITTVFDALRVGSIKSKEARYGQYARSLASELLELRGKDALKISHFLHLRAEVCSETLVDELNEFTDEDRVGLVSLMDHTPGQRQFRDISKLEAYVKGKHGFDDDAFLQHVANLKTMRDTYGDLHEVEAVKAAQRFGAVLASHDDTTEDQVAVSAGHGIRLAEFPTTVEAARACHAHDIQVMMGAPNLIRGGSHSGNVAAQELAELDLLDIVSSDYVPAALLLAAARLGEIWGDMARGLATVTSAPAKAVGLEDRGLLEIGKRADLIRFAMRAGVPALQGVYSRGQRVA, encoded by the coding sequence ATGACACAAGAGATGATCCTTGCCAATGCCACCCTTGTCCTGCCCGGCGAAACCCGCACCGGCAGCATCAAGATCACAGATGGGGAAATCACGGATATTGCCGGAGGCACCGGTGTTCCGGCGGGCGCAGTGGATTGCGGCGGCGATTTTGTCAGCCCCGGCCTGATCGAGCTGCACACCGACAATCTGGAACGTCACATCCAGCCCCGTCCCAAGGTGGACTGGCCCCATGCCGCCGCGATCATCGCTCATGATGCGGAGCTGGCGGGCACCGGGATCACCACGGTCTTTGACGCATTGCGGGTCGGTTCGATCAAGAGCAAGGAGGCGCGATATGGTCAATACGCCCGTAGTCTTGCCTCTGAACTCTTGGAGTTGCGCGGCAAGGATGCGCTGAAGATCAGCCATTTCCTGCACCTGCGGGCCGAGGTCTGTTCGGAGACACTAGTGGACGAGCTGAACGAGTTCACGGATGAGGACCGCGTCGGTCTGGTCTCGCTGATGGACCACACGCCGGGGCAGCGCCAGTTCCGCGATATCTCGAAACTCGAGGCCTATGTGAAGGGCAAGCATGGCTTCGATGATGATGCCTTCCTGCAGCATGTCGCCAACCTCAAGACCATGCGCGACACCTATGGCGACCTGCACGAGGTCGAGGCGGTAAAGGCCGCGCAGCGGTTTGGCGCGGTGCTGGCCAGCCATGACGACACCACCGAGGATCAGGTGGCGGTCTCGGCCGGTCACGGTATCCGTCTGGCCGAGTTCCCCACCACGGTGGAGGCCGCCCGTGCCTGCCATGCTCATGACATCCAGGTGATGATGGGGGCGCCGAATCTGATCCGCGGCGGCTCGCATTCGGGCAATGTGGCGGCGCAGGAGCTGGCCGAGCTGGACCTTCTGGATATCGTGTCGTCCGATTATGTGCCGGCGGCGCTCTTGCTGGCAGCGGCGCGTCTGGGAGAGATCTGGGGCGACATGGCGCGGGGGCTCGCCACCGTCACCAGCGCCCCGGCCAAGGCGGTTGGCCTTGAGGATCGCGGGCTGCTGGAGATCGGCAAACGCGCGGATCTGATCCGCTTTGCCATGCGTGCTGGTGTGCCTGCGCTGCAGGGAGTCTATTCCCGGGGCCAGCGGGTGGCCTGA
- the phnK gene encoding phosphonate C-P lyase system protein PhnK, translating to MTPLLQVKDVAKMYGARIGCTDVSFDLYPGEVMGIVGESGSGKSTLLNCLAGHLAPDRGEVVFDTRADGPVDTVTMSEPARRMLGRTDWAFVHQHARDGLRMSVSAGGNIGERLMAVGDRHYGGIRARAADWLGRVEISDARIDDRPSAFSGGMQQRLQIARNLVTGPRLVFMDEPTGGLDVSVQARLLDLLRGLVREMGLSAIIVTHDLAVVRLLADRLMVMKDGHVVETGLTDQVLDDPQHGYTQLLVSSVLQA from the coding sequence ATGACCCCTTTGCTGCAAGTGAAAGACGTCGCCAAGATGTATGGAGCGCGGATCGGCTGCACGGATGTGAGCTTTGATCTTTACCCTGGTGAGGTGATGGGCATCGTCGGCGAAAGCGGCTCGGGCAAGTCCACCCTATTGAACTGCCTTGCCGGGCACCTTGCGCCGGATCGGGGAGAGGTCGTGTTTGACACCCGCGCTGACGGGCCGGTGGATACGGTCACCATGTCGGAACCCGCGCGGCGGATGCTGGGGCGTACCGACTGGGCCTTTGTCCACCAGCACGCCCGCGATGGCTTGCGCATGTCGGTCTCAGCCGGTGGCAACATCGGTGAGCGGTTGATGGCCGTTGGCGACCGTCACTATGGTGGTATCCGCGCCCGCGCCGCCGACTGGCTGGGCCGGGTGGAGATTTCCGATGCCCGCATCGACGACCGCCCCTCGGCCTTTTCCGGCGGCATGCAGCAGCGGCTCCAGATCGCCCGCAACCTGGTGACCGGGCCAAGGCTGGTGTTCATGGATGAACCTACCGGCGGCCTCGATGTCTCGGTGCAGGCGCGTCTGCTGGATCTGTTGCGGGGCCTCGTGCGCGAGATGGGGCTCAGCGCCATTATCGTCACCCACGATCTGGCGGTGGTGCGGCTTCTGGCGGACCGGCTGATGGTAATGAAGGACGGTCACGTGGTGGAAACGGGTCTCACCGATCAGGTGCTGGACGATCCGCAACATGGCTATACGCAGCTGCTGGTCTCCAGCGTGTTGCAGGCGTGA
- a CDS encoding class I SAM-dependent methyltransferase — protein MSRLDSMLRRLTAQRDGLNWAAEQITDVPGDALDMGLGNGRTYDHLREILPDRRIWVIDRVLQCHPSCVPPEKDFLQGEAEPMLQRLATEGHKIVLAHYDFGFGVKEKDVAEAATMSPVIASVMAPGGIIVSGQPLVGFEELDGPEGIPEGRYMFYRA, from the coding sequence ATGAGCCGACTGGATTCGATGCTGCGCCGCCTGACCGCGCAACGGGACGGGCTGAACTGGGCCGCTGAGCAGATCACGGATGTTCCCGGCGACGCGCTGGACATGGGGTTGGGCAACGGACGCACCTATGACCACCTGCGCGAGATCCTGCCGGATCGCCGTATCTGGGTGATCGACCGGGTGCTGCAATGCCACCCTTCCTGCGTGCCGCCCGAAAAGGATTTCCTGCAAGGCGAAGCCGAGCCGATGCTGCAGCGCCTTGCGACTGAGGGCCACAAGATCGTGCTGGCGCACTATGATTTCGGCTTTGGCGTCAAGGAAAAGGACGTCGCCGAGGCCGCCACCATGTCGCCGGTCATCGCCTCCGTCATGGCGCCGGGCGGTATCATCGTCTCGGGCCAGCCTCTGGTGGGTTTTGAGGAGCTGGACGGCCCAGAAGGCATCCCCGAAGGCCGCTACATGTTCTACCGCGCCTGA
- a CDS encoding DUF1045 domain-containing protein yields the protein MTFTRYAIYFAPPHGADWSQFGASWLGWDMEVGADVAHPEIEGLDVAAITATPRKYGLHATMKPPMRLAEGCSLADLEAACATLAATQAPVALDGLQLARLGRFLALRPLGDERALNALAAACVTELDAFRAPGPEAELARRRANGLSPEQEQNLLNWGYPYVLDQFRFHITLTGKLPKPELPGVEAALQAHLMPLVPAPFVIKDLALMGEDAEGKFHLIHRYTLTG from the coding sequence GTGACATTCACGCGATACGCGATCTATTTTGCGCCGCCCCATGGGGCGGATTGGAGCCAGTTTGGGGCCAGCTGGCTGGGCTGGGACATGGAGGTCGGGGCCGATGTGGCGCACCCGGAGATCGAAGGGCTGGACGTTGCCGCGATCACCGCGACGCCGCGCAAATATGGCCTGCATGCAACCATGAAGCCGCCGATGCGGCTGGCGGAGGGGTGTTCCCTGGCCGATCTGGAGGCTGCCTGCGCCACGCTGGCCGCCACACAGGCGCCTGTCGCGCTGGACGGGTTGCAGCTGGCGCGGCTGGGCCGGTTCCTGGCGCTGCGCCCCTTGGGCGATGAAAGAGCGCTCAATGCGCTGGCGGCGGCCTGTGTCACGGAACTGGACGCCTTTCGCGCCCCCGGGCCCGAGGCGGAGCTTGCCCGCCGTCGTGCGAACGGGCTCAGCCCCGAACAGGAGCAGAACCTCCTGAACTGGGGCTACCCTTACGTGCTGGATCAGTTCCGGTTTCACATCACCCTGACCGGCAAATTGCCCAAGCCCGAGCTGCCCGGCGTTGAGGCTGCATTGCAGGCGCATCTGATGCCGCTGGTGCCAGCGCCCTTCGTGATCAAGGATCTGGCGCTGATGGGCGAGGACGCTGAGGGGAAGTTTCACCTGATCCACCGCTACACCCTGACCGGCTGA
- a CDS encoding glycosyltransferase family protein, translated as MRVLIAVTHLLGTGHLSRALTLGRAFAAAGHQVRVASGGFPAPQLSLAGLDLVQLPPLRSDGVDFTRLLTAEGTVADDAYHNARQQALSDALREMQPDVLITELYPFGRRSLKGEFLSLLKAAHALPHRPVVLASIRDILAPPSKPKKAVEADAVIAEFYDAVLVHSDPAATRLDISWPVSEMLAGKLRYTGYVAPPAALPHPQQAGAGEVLVSAGGGSVGDALYDTALEAAQQSPDITWRLLVGGSDAAERIARFTAKTSRAIIEAARPDFRQMLCHAAASVSMCGYNTALDLLQAGSPAVLVPFDAGKEVEQSLRAESLAPLSGIAVLKTADLTPSALVQAVKGVMAEAPRATDRFRFDGAARTVEIAAELAGDRR; from the coding sequence ATGAGGGTCCTGATCGCAGTCACCCATCTACTGGGCACCGGCCATCTGTCACGGGCGCTGACGCTGGGCCGGGCCTTTGCGGCGGCAGGCCATCAGGTCCGCGTGGCCTCGGGTGGATTTCCGGCACCGCAGCTGAGCCTTGCGGGGCTGGATCTGGTGCAACTGCCTCCGCTGCGCTCGGACGGGGTGGATTTCACCCGGCTTCTGACAGCCGAGGGCACCGTGGCGGATGACGCCTATCACAACGCCCGGCAACAGGCCTTGAGCGACGCCCTGCGCGAAATGCAGCCCGATGTGCTGATCACTGAGCTTTACCCCTTTGGCCGCCGCAGCCTGAAGGGAGAGTTTCTGTCACTGCTGAAGGCCGCCCACGCCCTGCCGCACCGGCCCGTAGTGCTGGCCTCGATCCGCGATATCCTGGCCCCGCCCTCCAAGCCCAAAAAGGCGGTAGAGGCAGACGCGGTGATCGCGGAGTTCTACGATGCAGTGCTGGTGCATTCCGACCCCGCCGCCACCCGGCTGGATATCAGCTGGCCGGTCTCGGAGATGCTGGCGGGCAAGCTGCGCTATACCGGTTACGTGGCGCCTCCAGCCGCCCTTCCGCACCCCCAACAGGCAGGCGCGGGTGAGGTGCTGGTCAGCGCCGGCGGCGGCAGCGTTGGCGATGCTCTATATGACACCGCGCTGGAGGCCGCGCAGCAGTCGCCCGATATCACGTGGCGGCTTTTGGTCGGCGGCAGCGACGCGGCAGAACGGATCGCGCGGTTCACTGCCAAAACCTCCCGCGCCATCATCGAAGCCGCCCGCCCCGATTTCCGTCAGATGCTGTGCCACGCCGCCGCCTCGGTCAGCATGTGCGGCTACAACACCGCGCTGGACCTGCTGCAGGCGGGTAGCCCCGCCGTTCTTGTGCCCTTTGATGCGGGCAAGGAAGTGGAGCAATCCCTGCGCGCCGAGAGCCTTGCACCGCTAAGTGGCATCGCCGTGCTGAAGACCGCCGATCTGACGCCAAGCGCGCTGGTACAGGCGGTGAAAGGCGTGATGGCCGAGGCGCCGCGCGCCACCGACCGCTTCCGGTTTGACGGCGCCGCCAGAACGGTAGAGATTGCTGCCGAACTGGCAGGAGACCGTCGATGA
- the phnH gene encoding phosphonate C-P lyase system protein PhnH — MNQMTDNTVYAGGFANPPVASAHAFRAAMNAMARPGTVQKITGAIPPEGISHAAGSLLLTLCDPETGVFLAPDVDSAALRGWLTFHTGAPIVSAEQADFALGGWDALVPLDRFPIGTAEYPDRSTTLIVEVAGFDAPNATLSGPGIKDTAQMALPDPVACAGNAMLYPLGVDFFFTTGSQVAALPRSTQIRAEA, encoded by the coding sequence ATGAACCAGATGACGGACAACACGGTCTATGCGGGTGGGTTTGCCAACCCGCCAGTCGCCTCGGCCCATGCCTTTCGTGCGGCGATGAATGCGATGGCGCGGCCCGGCACGGTGCAAAAGATCACGGGCGCTATCCCGCCCGAGGGGATTTCCCATGCGGCGGGCAGCCTGCTGCTGACGCTTTGCGATCCCGAAACCGGCGTCTTTCTGGCGCCTGATGTGGACAGCGCGGCCCTGCGTGGCTGGCTGACCTTCCATACCGGCGCGCCGATTGTCAGTGCGGAGCAGGCGGATTTTGCCCTTGGCGGCTGGGACGCCCTTGTGCCACTGGACCGCTTTCCCATCGGAACGGCGGAGTACCCGGACCGCTCGACCACCCTGATTGTCGAGGTCGCGGGATTTGATGCGCCCAATGCCACGCTCAGCGGTCCCGGTATCAAGGACACGGCGCAGATGGCCCTACCGGATCCGGTGGCCTGTGCGGGCAATGCGATGCTTTATCCGCTCGGCGTCGATTTCTTTTTCACCACTGGCTCTCAGGTGGCGGCGCTGCCGCGCTCGACCCAGATCCGTGCGGAGGCCTGA